The DNA region GGGGATGCGGGCGAGCCAGCGGGCGCCCCACCACCAGTTGGCGGCGACGGTGCGGCGGTCGATCAGCCACCACAGGCCGAAGGCCAGGCCGCCGCAGGTGAGCAGCAGCGAGACGGCGTGGGCGTCGAGGCCGTACCGGGTGCCGTACCGGTCGGGGTAGGCGACGGCGACGGGGGCGAGGCGGCGGGCGATCTCGGCCGCCACGGCGGTGACGATCGGCCGGGTGACCTGGGCCATGGGCAGGTAGTCGCGGACGTACGGGATGCGGGTGAAGCGCCACACCGCGACGGCGGCGAGCAGCGCCAGGACGGCGGCGATCGTGCCGGTGGCGGACTGGGCCGAGGCGGGGAGGTAGCGCTCCAGCCGGGGCACCAGGCCGAGGGCGTACCCGGCCCCGGCGGCGGTGCCGTTGAAGAACAGGAACCGCAGGCGGCCGTCGTCGGCCAGGTCGGAGTGTGCCCACCGTGCGGCCACGCCGGGCCGCTTGGTCACGTTCACCGGCGCGCCCGGTGCCGCCTCGCCGTCGTCGTCGGCGGCCTCGTCGACCGCGAGCTCGGGCGGCAGCGGCGCGGAGGCCGGCACGGGCGCGGCCTTGAGCAGCCGCAGGCGTCGGCGGCTCTTCGCGGGTTGCTCCGGTCCGGCCGCGTCCGAGGTGTCCGCGACGGTGTCCGCCGTGTCCGGGGCCGCGACGTCCGCCATGTCCGCCGGGGTGTCCGTGGCGGGCGGAGGCGGGGCGTCGGTGGGGGCCGCAAGGGTGATGTCCGCGAGGTCGCCGCGGCGCCAGTCCGGGTACCGTCCGCCGCCGCGCTGGACGCCGTCCGGGCGGGCGGACGCCCGGCGGACACGGGCGGTTTCCAGGCGGCGGACGGTGGCCTGCCCGCCGTGTCCGGTGCCGGTGTCCGCCGCGGGGGCGGCAGGCGGCGCGGGAGCGGCCGCAGGGACAGTGTCCGCCCGGGTGTCCGCCGGGGTGTCCGGGTGCCCGGCCGCGTGTCCGCGTGCGGCGTCGTGCGCGGTCGGCCCGTCCACGAGGCGGCGCAGGCGGCGGCCGATGCGGCGCTCGTCGTCACCGAGGGGGGTCACGGGTTCCTCCGGGTGTACGGGGGCAGCAGGCGCTCGGCCTGTGCGGTGAGCTGGGGGTGAGGGACCGGGCCGGGGTCGGCGCCGAGGTCGCGCAGGAGCGAGCACAGCCGGTCGGCGGGGATGATCAGGACGCCGTCGTGGTGCAGCTCGCCGTACTCGACGGGCGCGCCGTCGATGACCGCGACGGGAACGACGGGGACGCCGAGGAGTTCGGCGACGGCGGCGGCCTCGTACCGCAGGCCGGCCAGGCGGCGGGTGACGTCGAGGTTGCCGTGCAGGACCCGGCCCCGGACGACCCGCACGCGGAACCGGGACGACCACCGCTTGGAGTCGGGGACGAACACGGCGCCGCCGGGGGCGATGGCGAGGTGGTCGACGTTGGCGCGCGAGGCGGGCAGGGCGCGGTCGTGGAGGATCGTCCACCCGTCGCGCTCCAGCTCGGCCAGGCGGACGGCGGTGCGGCGCTCGCCGTCCGCGCCCGCCCGGTACTGCGCGGCCTGGCGGCCCCGGGCGGTGTTGATGCCGGCCAGCTCGGCCAGCCGAACCAGCGGGGTCCGCAAGGCGCGGGCGCGGGCCGCCGCCGACGCGCCGGGACCGGGGCGGTTGGACAGGCGGCGGCGGACCAGGACGACGACCACGGCCACGGCGGCGAGTGCGAGCAGGGTCATGACGCGTTCCCCCGCCGGATGCGGCGCAGGGTGCGCGCGACGGTCTTGTCGAGGGTGTCGCTGTCGCCGTGGACCTCGCGGACGCGGGCGATGACGTCGGGCGTCTCGCTGATGCCGTGCGCGAGGCAGTCGCGGATGGTATCCGCGATGGACGGGCTGCCGGTGTCGAGCCGGGTCACGTTCGACGGCATCGGGCCGGGGGCCGGGGACGGCGGAACGACCGGCGGAGCCGGAGGCGCGACCGGTGGGGCCGGGGCTTCGATCGGCACGGGCTTGGCCGACGGGTCCAGGTCCGCGCCCGTGGTCGCCTGTGCAGCGGACGCGGCCAGGTCCCCGAACACCGCGCGCGAGTACGCCTCGTCGGCCGCCAGGCGCCGCAGCTCGCCCGACAGGGCGCGCTGTGCGGTGACCTCGCGGCGGCGCAGCAGCAGCCACCCGCCAACGCGCTCTCCCAGCGGCACCGAGTAGTGCCGCAGGACGACGACCCACAGCCCCTTGGCGATGACGGAGACGGCCGCGCCGACGCTGCCTCCGACCGAGTCGCCGACGTCGACGCCGTGTGCGACGACCGCAGCGACGGCGATCACCAGCGCGGCCCACCCCGCGCCGCGAGCGACGTTGGCCCGCTTGGGGTCGTACCGCTCCAGCCACTCCAGGGCCTGGCAGCACAGCCACGCCAGATCGAACACGCCGGCCACGCCGTAGGCGATGACGTCGGGGACGACCGGAGCGAGCAGCGCGCCGATCCCGGCCGTGGTCCACGCGACCGACAGGCCGGTCACGAGCACGGCCGCGCAGGTGACCGCGCGCAAGATGATCCGGTCCATGTCCCGGGGAGGCACGGGCACGTCGACCTGGTAGGTCTCGGGGACCAGCCGGGTCTCTCCGTTGACGGTCTCGGGCACCAGCCGCTCACGGGTCTCGGTGCGGTACCGGACCCCGGGGATTCGGGGCTGCGGGGTGTCCGGCGAGGTGCCGGGGGTGCTCATCGCGGTTCCTCCGTGACGGTTGCGGGCGGGTGGTCGAGCGGCCGGGGCCGGAGTCGATCCGGCGGCATCACGCCCGGGGCGCGGCCAGGTTGGGACCGGGCCCGCGAAGAGGCGCGGGCCCGGCCGGTCAACGGAAGGTCAGGAGCAGTCGGGGCAGCGCTGGGACGGCGTCTCGCTGGTGAACCAGGCGCCACACACCGAGCACTGCCAGTCGTTCGACGCGCGCGTCACCGCCCGGGCAACGGTGCGTGCGGCGCGGCGCAGGCGGGCGGTCATCGCGGCCCCCGGTTCGCCTGGGCGGCCTCGGCGCCGGACGCGCGGGCGTCCGCGTCGGGGCGGGCCTCGGTGGTCCGCTGGGCCGCGCCCCTGGCGTAGTCGTCGCGGGCCTTGGCCTGCTCGTCGGCGGCGCTCATCCGCGCCTCCCCGGCTGGTAGAACCCGCGGCACCGCGAGCACACCCACTGGACGCCGTCCCGGGTCATCGGCCGGCCGCAGCACTGCGGCACCTCCTCCGAGGCGCGCGGGCCGGGGATGACGGGGATGACGCGGTCGTTCGCGTCGTCGCCCCACATCACGCACCGCCCGTCTTCTGGGTCGGCAGCGGGTGCTCGGCGAGGTGGCGACGGGGCGCGGCCTGCGACGGGTGCCTCACCTGCGAGCACAGCGGGCACGTCTTCGGGTCGTGGACTCCGGGGCCGTTCATCGCGCACCGCCCGTGGTGGTGGTGACGCTGCGGCCGCCCTCGGGCGTGATCGTGACGGTGGTGGCGCGGCCGTCCGCCAACTTCCGGACGAAACCGATCACGGCGAGACGGCGCGTCGGGTCGCCGGACTGCGGCGAGGTCGAGGTGGAAAGATGCTGCACGGTCAGCCTCCTGGTAGCTCAGGTTTGTGCTGGCTGGCCCCGGTCGGTGTGTGAGAGCCCGGCCGGGGCCGTTGTGTCACAGGAGGCGGTTCCGTCGACCTCCCGTGTGGGGTACCCTACACGTGCAGGGTACCCCACACAAGCGTGTCGCGAAACCGCGCTCATGGTTCCGAAAGGTGCGAGCGTGGACAAATCGGGCAGCGAGAGAGACGAGGAGGTGGAGGCCTTGCTGGAAGCGATCAAGGCGCTCGGTTCGACCGAGCCGGCCGCCGTGCGAGCCCGTCAACTGACCCAGTTGCTCGACGAGTGGCCAACGCTGCACAGCGAAGTCCGCGCGCTGCGGCAGGAAGCCGTCGCGGAAATGAAGAACGATGGCATGAGCCTGCGGGCGATCGCCGCGGAGTTGGCGATCAGCTTCGGGCGCGTCCGGGACATCCTCCAAGGCGTGACCAAGCGGCCGAAGAAAGACGACGCGCAACAGCCCTGACGGCGGGGCGCGTTGCTCCCCGTGTGCCAATCTCGGCGTTCCGGCATCCTGGGCGGGACGCCTCGCTACCGTGGAAGCACAGCCCGCGCCGTCCGGCGTCGACGGACCTCGGCGGACGCAGCGATGTGCTCCCCGCACGGGCGGGGGTGAACCCATCAGCGGGATGACGCCGTGGAGCGCGGCCCCGTGCTCCCCGCGCGGGCGGGGATGATCCCGTGACGCCGAACGGAACGGTCATCCGGGCACTTTGCTCCCCGCGGTCGCGGGGATGAGCGTGCAGAAGCCCCACCCGTCAGAATCGGGTGGGGCTTCCTGCTGTGCCGTGGCCTGTCTCGCCGGGGTCGAAGCTACCTCGTGATCACGACCAGGACGACGACCAGCACGGCGAAGAACGCGATGGTGGCGAGGCGCTCGGCGCGGGCGTTGGCGGCCGAGGCGGCGCGGGCCTTGGCGTGCTGGCGGCGCTGGCCGGCGGCGGCGAGGTCGGCGAAGGCGCCGCGGGCGAGCTGGCCGAGCATGCCGGGGACGGCTTGGATCGAGTCGGCGGGGCCGTGGCCGAGGCCGCTGGGGGCGAGGCCGTGGTGGGCGCGGTCGCGGTGCGCGGTGCGGTCGCTGACGGCGTCGGCCCGGGTGATCCGGGGGTCGCCGATGACGCGGCAGTTGGGGCACTCGTAGACATGTCGCACGGCAGCAGGGTAGCGACTCAGCGCACCTTTTATGTGATTGATCAGTGATTGGTAGGTCAACGCTGAAGTCGTGGCGTCACGTTCGGAGTGATTCGACGCGAACCGATCACGAGGGGGCGGGGTGTTCCGCTACCTTCTGTGCCTCCTGGTTCGCTTCCTGGAGGTTTCGCGTGTCCCGTCCTGTTCGTCTCGCTTCCGTGCTCGCCGTTGTCGCGGCGGTGTCGCTGACCGCGTGTTCGTCGTCCGGTTCGTCGGGAGGGAAGGACGCCGGCGCGCCGCCGAAGGCCTCGGCGGTGTCGTCGGCGGCCCGGCCGAGTTCGCCGACCGGCCACGCCGCGCCGGGGGCGGCGGCGGACGTGCGGATCGTGAAGGCCGGGTTCGAGGACGATCCGTACTTGGGCCCGCACATGTACTTTGTGCACTACGCGATCACCAACCACGCGACGGCGGCGGCCGATTACTACGTCGAGGTGGAGCTCCTGGACGCCGACGGGGACCATCTGGGCACGATGACGTTGTCCGCAGAGAAGCTCTGGGTGGGCAAGACGAAAACCAGCGAGGAGCGGGCGACGGAGCTGAACGTCGAGAACGGGAAGATCGCCGACATCCGGTCGGTGCGCGTG from Actinacidiphila sp. DG2A-62 includes:
- a CDS encoding protein transporter Sec31; its protein translation is MSTPGTSPDTPQPRIPGVRYRTETRERLVPETVNGETRLVPETYQVDVPVPPRDMDRIILRAVTCAAVLVTGLSVAWTTAGIGALLAPVVPDVIAYGVAGVFDLAWLCCQALEWLERYDPKRANVARGAGWAALVIAVAAVVAHGVDVGDSVGGSVGAAVSVIAKGLWVVVLRHYSVPLGERVGGWLLLRRREVTAQRALSGELRRLAADEAYSRAVFGDLAASAAQATTGADLDPSAKPVPIEAPAPPVAPPAPPVVPPSPAPGPMPSNVTRLDTGSPSIADTIRDCLAHGISETPDVIARVREVHGDSDTLDKTVARTLRRIRRGNAS
- a CDS encoding nuclease-related domain-containing protein — translated: MTLLALAAVAVVVVLVRRRLSNRPGPGASAAARARALRTPLVRLAELAGINTARGRQAAQYRAGADGERRTAVRLAELERDGWTILHDRALPASRANVDHLAIAPGGAVFVPDSKRWSSRFRVRVVRGRVLHGNLDVTRRLAGLRYEAAAVAELLGVPVVPVAVIDGAPVEYGELHHDGVLIIPADRLCSLLRDLGADPGPVPHPQLTAQAERLLPPYTRRNP